The following proteins are co-located in the Gorilla gorilla gorilla isolate KB3781 chromosome 7, NHGRI_mGorGor1-v2.1_pri, whole genome shotgun sequence genome:
- the RBM12B gene encoding RNA-binding protein 12B, with the protein MAVVIRLLGLPFIAGPVDIRHFFTGLTIPDGGVHIIGGEIGEAFIIFATDEDARRAISRSGGFIKDSSVELFLSSKAEMQKTIEMKRTDRVGRGRPGSGTSGVDSLSNFTESVKEEASNSGYGSSINQDAGFHTNGTGHGNLRPRKTRPLKAENPYLFLRGLPYLVNEDDVRVFFSGLCVDGVIFLKHHDGRNNGDAIVKFASCVDASGGLKCHRSFMGSRFIEVMQGSEQQWIEFGGNAVKEGDVLRRSEEHSPPRGINDRHFRKRSHSKSPRRTRSRSPLGFYVHLKNLSLSIDERDLRNFFRGTDLTDEQIRFLYKDENRTRYAFVMFKTLKDYNTALSLHKTVLQYRPVHIDPISRKQMLKFIARYEKKRSGSLERDRPGHVSQKYSQEGNSGQKLCIYIRNFPFDVTKVEVQKFFADFLLAEDDIYLLYDDKGVGLGEALVKFKSEEQAVKAERLNRRRFLGTEVLLRLISEAQMQEFGVNFSLMSSEKMQARSQSRERGDHSHLFDSKDPPIYSVGAFENFRHQLEDLRQLDNFKHPQRDFRQPDRHPSEDFRHSSEDFRFPPEDFRHSPEDFRRPREEDFRRPSEEDFRRPWEEDFRRPPEDDFRHPREEDWRRPLEEDWRWPLEEDFRRSPTEDFRQLPEEDFRQPPEEDFRWLPEEDFRRPPEEDWRRPSEEDFRRPLQGEWRRPPEDDFRRPPEEDFRHSPEEDFRQSPQEHFRRPPQEHFRRPPPEHFRRPPPEHFRRPPPEHFRRPPPEHFRRPPPEHFRRPPPEHFRRPPQEHFRRPPQEHFRRSREEDFRHPPDEDFRGPPDEDFRHPPDEDFRSPQEEDFRCPSDEDFRQLTEEDLREAPEEDPRLPDNFRPPGEDFRSPPDDFRSHRPFVNFGRPEGGKFDFGKHNMGSFPEGRFMPDPKINCGSGRVTPIKIMNLPFKANVNEILDFFHGYRIIPDSVSIQYNEQGLPTGEAIVAMINYNEAMAAIKDLNDRPVGSRKVKLTLL; encoded by the coding sequence ATGGCTGTAGTCATCCGTTTACTGGGGCTTCCTTTTATTGCGGGGCCTGTGGATATTCGTCACTTCTTCACGGGATTGACTATTCCTGATGGAGGAGTGCATATAATTGGAGGGGAAATTGGggaggcttttattatttttgcaacaGATGAAGACGCAAGACGTGCCATAAGTCGTTCAGGAGGGTTTATCAAGGATTCATCTGTAGAGCTCTTTCTTAGTAGCAAGGCAGAAATGCAGAAGACTATAGAAATGAAAAGAACTGATCGTGTAGGAAGAGGGCGTCCAGGATCTGGGACATCAGGGGTTGACAGCCTGTCTAATTTTACTGAGTCTGTTAAGGAAGAAGCAAGTAATTCTGGATATGGCTCTTCAATTAATCAAGATGCTGGGTTTCATACTAATGGTACAGGACATGGTAATTTAAGGCCAAGAAAGACAAGGCCATTGAAGGCCGAGAATCCTTACTTGTTTCTACGAGGTTTGCCTTACCTAGTAAATGAAGATGATGTACGTGTCTTTTTCTCTGGTTTGTGCGTGGATGgagtaattttcttaaaacatcacgATGGCCGAAATAATGGTGATGCCATAGTAAAATTTGCTTCATGTGTTGATGCTTCAGGAGGTCTTAAATGTCATAGAAGTTTTATGGGTTCAAGATTTATAGAAGTAATGCAAGGATCAGAACAACAGTGGATTGAGTTTGGTGGTAATGCAGTTAAGGAGGGTGACGTTCTTAGGAGATCTGAAGAACACTCTCCACCAAGAGGAATTAATGATAGACATTTTCGAAAACGGTCTCATTCAAAATCTCCCAGAAGAACACGTTCTCGTTCCCCTCTTGGATTTTATGTTCACTTAAAAAATCTGTCCCTCAGTATTGATGAAAGAGATTTAAGAAATTTCTTTAGAGGTACTGATCTGACTGATGAACAGATTaggtttttatataaagatgaaaatagaaCAAGATATGCCTTTGTGATGTTCAAGACTCTGAAAGACTATAATACTGCTCTGAGTTTACATAAGACTGTTTTACAATATCGTCCAGTTCATATTGATCCAATTTCTAGAAAACAAATGCTGAAGTTCATTGCACGTTATGAAAAGAAGAGATCAGGGTCACTAGAGAGAGATAGGCCGGGACATGTTTCACAAAAATACTCTCAAGAAGGTAACTCTGGCCAGAAACTGTGCATCTATATAAGAAATTTTCCATTTGATGTTACAAAAGTTGAAGTGCAGAAGTTCTTTGCAGACTTTCTTCTTGCTGAGGATGACATTTACTTGCTTTATGATGACAAAGGTGTTGGTCTGGGAGAAGCATTAGTGAAATTTAAATCAGAAGAACAGGCCGTGAAAGCTGAACGTTTAAACCGACGAAGATTCTTAGGGACAGAGGTGTTACTAAGACTTATATCTGAGGCACAAATGCAGGAGTTTGGTGTAAATTTTTCCTTGATGTCCAGTGAAAAAATGCAAGCTCGCTCACAGTCACGTGAGCGAGGTGACCATTCCCATTTATTTGACTCAAAAGACCCACCAATATACTCAGTTGGTGCTTTTGAAAACTTTAGACATCAGCTAGAGGACTTGAGGCAACTGGATAACTTCAAGCACCCCCAGAGGGATTTCCGGCAGCCTGACAGGCACCCTTCAGAAGACTTCCGACACTCCTCAGAGGACTTTAGGTTCCCCCCGGAGGACTTCAGGCACTCCCCAGAGGACTTCAGGAGACCTAGGGAGGAAGACTTCAGGCGGCCTTCTGAGGAGGACTTCAGGCGCCCTTGGGAGGAAGATTTCAGGCGCCCTCCGGAGGATGACTTCAGGCACCCTAGGGAGGAGGACTGGAGGAGGCCCCTTGAGGAGGATTGGAGGTGGCCACTGGAGGAGGATTTCAGGCGGTCTCCCACGGAGGACTTCAGGCAGCTCCCCGAGGAGGACTTCAGGCAACCCCCTGAGGAGGACTTCAGGTGGCTCCCAGAGGAAGATTTCAGGCGGCCACCTGAGGAGGACTGGAGACGGCCCTCAGAGGAGGACTTTAGGCGGCCTCTTCAGGGAGAATGGAGGCGACCACCCGAGGATGACTTCAGGCGGCCCCCAGAGGAGGATTTCAGGCATTCCCCTGAGGAGGACTTCAGGCAGTCACCCCAGGAGCATTTCCGGAGGCCACCTCAGGAGCATTTCCGTCGGCCACCCCCAGAGCATTTCCGGAGACCACCTCCAGAGCATTTTAGGCGGCCTCCCCCAGAGCACTTCCGGCGGCCACCCCCAGAGCACTTCAGGCGGCCACCCCCAGAGCATTTCAGGCGCCCGCCCCCGGAGCACTTCCGGAGACCGCCCCAGGAGCATTTCAGGCGGCCGCCTCAGGAGCATTTCAGGCGCTCCCGAGAGGAAGATTTCAGGCACCCACCAGATGAAGACTTCAGGGGCCCTCCTGATGAAGACTTTAGGCACCCTCCTGATGAGGACTTCAGGAGCCCCCAGGAGGAAGATTTTAGATGCCCTTCTGATGAGGACTTCAGGCAGCTCACAGAGGAAGACCTTAGGGAAGCTCCGGAGGAGGACCCTAGACTTCCTGACAATTTTAGACCTCCTGGTGAGGATTTTAGGAGCCCGCCTGATGATTTTAGAAGTCACCGTCCTTTTGTGAATTTTGGTCGCCCAGAAGGTGGCAAGTTTGATTTTGGAAAGCATAATATGGGAAGTTTTCCTGAGGGGAGATTTATGCCTGATCCAAAGATAAATTGTGGTTCAGGTAGAGTAACTCCTATTAAGATAATGAATCTTCCATTTAAAGCtaatgtgaatgaaattttagaCTTTTTCCATGGTTACAGAATCATACCTGATTCAGTTTCGATACAGTATAATGAGCAAGGCTTACCTACAGGGGAAGCCATTGTTGCTATGATAAACTATAATGAAGCTATGGCTGCTATTAAAGATCTAAATGATAGGCCAGTTGGGTCCCGAAAAGTTAAGTTAACTTTGCTGTAG
- the LOC129524017 gene encoding uncharacterized protein: MKTNPHGTGFLPTSSNGNHPKASILQPKAFVHNSQGSQLPSFAPGQSCYVGSDVVARLSAKISLQINLDRPTSVPFRYAVSRERESRCFSKKRGCPNGRSYARYWRGRRSRLSPFFRFGRPALPTPGAPRGTASHLAINTHHCCRVGHTRPEAEGTPRRSSLPKTGRPSVSLEEDGAHCPSGPDKRTYGLSAHALSRRNPPPRLRTRAAAHPFPHARGGEAEPRGWLSFCACPDSAQPRDLDFQREKFRDTFRAQPVDVLRIFGRQLSKKVLGRSPAPEKQKPKHLDPEMPE; this comes from the exons ATGAAGACGAATCCACATGGCACAGGATTTCTCCCAACATCCTCAAACGGGAATCATCCGAAGGCATCGATTCTACAGCCCAAAGCCTTTGTCCACAACTCCCAGGGGTCACAGCTTCCTTCTTTCGCGCCAGGCCAAAGTTGCTACGTGGGATCCGATGTTGTCGCCAGACTTTCAGCCAAAATCAGCCTTCAAATTAACCTGGACCGCCCAACCTCCGTGCCTTTCCGTTACGCCGTCTCAAGG GAAAGGGAGAGTCGGTGTTTTAGCAAGAAAAGAGGGTGCCCTAACGGCAGGAGCTACGCTAGATACTGGCGCGGCCGCCGGTCCCGCCTTTCCCCGTTCTTCCGGTTTGGTcgcccagccctccccacccccggCGCCCCGAGGGGAACTGCTTCGCACTTGGCAATAAACACACACCACTGCTGCCGAGTCGGACACACAAGGCCGGAGGCTGAGGGAACTCCTCGTCGCAGCAGCCTCCCCAAAACAGGTAGACCCTCAGTGAGCCTAGAAGAAGATGGCGCCCACTGCCCCTCCGGTCCGGACAAACGGACGTACGGTTTATCTGCCCATGCGCTCTCCAGGCGtaacccaccaccacgcttgcgCACGCGCGCTGCCGCTCACCCGTTTCCCCACGCTAGAGGAGGGGAGGCGGAGCCCCGGGGTTGGCTGAGCTTCTGCGCATGCCCAGATTCTGCCCAGCCCAGGGACCTCGACTTTCAACGGGAGAAATTCAGAGACACATTCAGGGCTCAGCCGGTAGATGTGCTGAGAATCTTCGGTAGACAACTGTCGAA